Proteins from a genomic interval of Gopherus evgoodei ecotype Sinaloan lineage chromosome 7, rGopEvg1_v1.p, whole genome shotgun sequence:
- the LOC115654509 gene encoding paraneoplastic antigen Ma1 homolog, whose translation MRGRIFVREEGAFAVLCELPSAVDPLQVPGTIAVDDGEWKVITTGSQPSPAPTADVEFLKKMSNFLGKEGKTLADMPGLLGLKPRAPQQETAPSPDEWVKALGQALGKVMPPHPESSPYRKLRLFSGGPTAIPGEEAFEPWLEHTTEMLQEWVVPEAEKRRRLVECLRGPALDVIRTLKLGNPGVKVRDCLEALDHAFGRTEGSEDVYCKFLNARQQKGEKVSAYVQRLEKLLQRAIMRGAVAVEQMDRTRLAQIVRGIQYQNPILLHLRLRERQDNPPSYSRLIKEVREEEERQAAGEVWEVQQHQASGTTSTRTPKALMVNPQEELTQRVQALTQKVTELESTLDSAKTSRCKEPSATMVQRTTFRTSAPPRQQGKGQSFFCYRCGQSGHIAARCQNAENPMLVYQKLRTTWGKPGNGPRAWEGSRLGLQDAEAPLEGTMRPESPQD comes from the coding sequence ATGCGTGGGCGCATTTTTGTGAGGGAAGAGGGCGCTTTTGCTGTATTGTGTGAGCTGCCCTCGGCTGTGGACCCTCTACAGGTTCCAGGCACGATAGCAGTGGATGATGGTGAGTGGAAGGTAATAACCACTGGGAGCCAGCCCTCACCAGCCCCTACTGCTGATGtagagtttttaaagaaaatgtcaaactttttggggaaagagggaaaaactTTGGCTGATATGCCGGGTCTGTTGGGCCTTAAGCCGAGAGCCCCACAACAGGAGACTGCTCCTTCACCTGATGAGTGGGTGAAGGCTTTGGGGCAAGCATTAGGGAAGGTCATGCCACCCCACCCCGAGTCAAGCCCCTATCGTAAACTGAGGTTGTTTTCTGGGGGTCCCACCGCAATACCTGGGGAGGAAGCATTtgaaccctggctggagcacaccacagagatgctgcaggagtgggtggTGCCTGAGGCTGAAAAGAGAAGGCGACTGGTAGAGTGTCTCAGGGGGCCAGCTCTAGATGTGATTCGCACCCTGAAACTCGGTAACCCTGGGGTCAAGGTgagggactgcctagaggccctggaCCATGCCTTTGGGAGAACTGAGGGTTCAGAGGATGTTTATTGCAAATTCCTCAATGCCAGGCAACAAAAGGGAGAGAAGGTTTCTGCCTATGTCCAAAGATTGGAGAAATTATTACAGAGAGCCATCATGAGGGGAGCAGTAGCCGTTGAGCAAATGGACCGGACTAGATTGGCTCAGATTGTGAGAGGAATTCAATATCAGAACCCAATCCTTCTCCACCTTCGATTAAGGGAACGGCAAGATAATCCACCAAGTTACTCTCGCCTGATAAAAGAGGTCCgagaagaagaagagaggcaggcagctggcgaGGTTTGGGAGGTGCAGCAACACCAAGCATCTGGCACAACATCCACACGGACACCCAAGGCACTAATGGTGAATCCTCAAGAGGAACTTACTCAGCGAGTGCAGGCCTTAACACAGAAAGTGACTGAACTAGAGAGTACCCTCGATTCAGCAAAGACTTCCAGGTGCAAGGAACCCTCTGCTACGATGGTCCAGAGGACTACGTTTAGAACATCTGCACCCCCTCGACAGCAAGGGAAAGGACAATCCTTCTTCTGCTATCGGTGTGGCCAGAGTGGGCACATTGCTGCAAGGTGTCAGAATGCAGAGAATCCCATGCTGGTATATCAAAAGCTGAGGACCACCTGGGGAAAGCCGGGAAACggccccagggcctgggaagggagcCGCCTAGGCCTGCAGGATGCGGAGGCTCCCCTAGAAGGAACCATGCGGCCCGAATCCCCCCAGGATTGA